The Kordia sp. SMS9 genome window below encodes:
- a CDS encoding restriction endonuclease yields the protein MQNYLAVSELSDIELDIINNLINGRNENDSIRAKSYFRNSFTKSEGILKTSKISQSLYLESLSELAKVEYNAKERTLTWNLLLKKLRDFSNSSPKSENTIMICCDSIISYIQEPFIDKDNQLIRKTLTMLKGKIDSIIKDKGVLQSAELLIKKAAILRHFAYFQVTNDSKKIAIEQALRCVEKSISISDETWYAYNELGNCYRQFSNFAKKIFIYNERIGLAEESLKHSQHIEITVHNTIALCILYKETYQTAPFIEAFKTYEKIEKNRRRFLKNSFLLAEVVTNMYFSKYPKEMLDEYLDKADSILNEAINAGYSDARIISNLAYIKAAKGEISVGKYVLKTLNHSNTSTFDWNNIIETLDLIKHSEDLFAQGFVLGIDDSNIWNKLGSFAINFLDDIDLGIKMYNVALSFNKSNPIVLTNLARALLKTPLNEAVIEEAEYYISKAAALSNFRFQWWREVREEIHAIQSESFEVETIQPLKKKFNFSKIADLYKYFLFLKEMKDPQKRGYEFEKLIKSYFKISLGNSIGSHRITASSSMQIDGAFYFQKEFYRVEIKWTKSKSDHTDINDFYFKLNTIGVTGLFISMNGFTDSAINRVKSLKKEVKILLMDGDEIEKTLKGSPTFDEAIRVKQLYFYLEDNPYHIIDAV from the coding sequence ATGCAAAATTATTTAGCTGTATCTGAACTTTCTGATATTGAACTTGATATAATTAACAACTTGATTAATGGACGAAACGAAAATGATTCTATAAGGGCAAAAAGTTATTTTAGGAATTCTTTTACAAAGTCGGAAGGCATTCTAAAAACTTCAAAAATAAGTCAATCTTTATATTTAGAAAGTTTATCAGAATTAGCCAAGGTTGAATACAATGCTAAAGAAAGAACACTTACATGGAATCTTCTTTTAAAAAAGCTTCGTGATTTCTCAAATTCATCTCCAAAAAGTGAAAATACTATTATGATCTGTTGTGATAGTATCATCTCTTATATACAAGAGCCTTTTATAGATAAGGACAATCAGCTTATTAGAAAGACGCTAACAATGTTGAAAGGGAAAATAGATTCCATTATTAAAGATAAAGGTGTTTTACAAAGTGCAGAATTATTAATTAAAAAAGCTGCTATACTAAGGCATTTTGCTTATTTTCAAGTTACCAATGACTCCAAAAAAATTGCTATAGAACAAGCATTAAGATGTGTAGAAAAATCTATTTCAATATCAGATGAAACTTGGTACGCTTACAACGAACTTGGGAATTGCTACAGACAGTTTTCAAATTTTGCGAAAAAAATATTTATCTATAATGAAAGAATTGGTCTCGCGGAAGAATCCTTAAAACATAGTCAGCACATTGAAATTACAGTTCATAATACAATTGCATTATGCATTTTATACAAAGAAACCTACCAAACAGCTCCTTTTATTGAGGCTTTTAAAACGTATGAAAAAATTGAAAAAAATCGAAGAAGGTTTTTAAAAAACTCTTTTCTACTCGCTGAGGTAGTAACAAATATGTACTTCTCAAAATATCCAAAAGAAATGCTAGATGAGTATTTGGATAAAGCTGATTCAATTTTAAATGAAGCGATCAATGCAGGATATAGCGATGCTAGAATAATCTCAAATTTAGCCTATATTAAAGCTGCAAAAGGAGAAATTAGTGTTGGCAAGTATGTACTTAAAACACTAAACCATTCCAATACATCAACATTTGATTGGAACAATATTATAGAAACCCTAGATCTAATTAAACACTCCGAAGATTTATTTGCACAAGGTTTTGTATTGGGCATTGATGATTCTAATATCTGGAATAAGCTAGGATCTTTTGCAATTAATTTTTTAGATGATATAGACTTGGGGATAAAAATGTATAATGTAGCTCTTAGCTTTAACAAATCGAACCCAATAGTCTTAACGAACCTTGCTAGAGCATTGTTAAAAACTCCATTAAATGAAGCTGTTATAGAAGAAGCAGAATACTACATATCTAAAGCGGCGGCTTTGTCAAATTTCAGATTTCAGTGGTGGAGAGAAGTTAGAGAAGAAATTCATGCCATACAATCTGAATCTTTTGAAGTTGAAACAATACAACCGCTCAAAAAAAAGTTCAACTTTTCAAAAATAGCTGATTTATATAAATACTTTCTTTTTTTGAAAGAGATGAAAGATCCACAAAAAAGAGGGTACGAATTTGAGAAACTCATCAAATCATATTTTAAAATCTCACTTGGAAACTCTATTGGATCACATAGAATAACCGCTTCAAGTTCTATGCAGATAGATGGAGCCTTTTATTTTCAAAAAGAATTTTATAGAGTGGAAATAAAGTGGACAAAAAGTAAAAGTGACCATACAGATATTAATGATTTCTATTTTAAATTGAATACTATTGGCGTAACAGGTTTATTCATTTCCATGAACGGATTCACTGATTCTGCGATAAATAGAGTGAAATCTTTAAAAAAAGAAGTGAAAATTTTGTTGATGGACGGAGATGAAATTGAGAAAACCTTAAAAGGCAGTCCTACTTTTGATGAAGCCATAAGAGTAAAACAGTTGTATTTTTACCTAGAAGATAACCCTTACCATATAATTGATGCTGTTTAA
- a CDS encoding acyl-CoA dehydrogenase family protein: protein MKPDLFQAPDYYNLDELLSEEHKLVRDAAREWVKRDVSPIIEDYAQRAEFPEQIIDGLANIGAFGPYIPAEYGGAGLDQISYGLIMQEIERGDSGVRSTASVQSSLVMYPIWKYGNEAQRQKYLPKLASGEWMGSFGLTEPDHGSNPGGMTTNFKDMGDHYLLNGAKMWISNSPFCQIAVVWAKNEEGRIHGLIVERGMEGFSTPETHNKWSLRASATGELIFDNVKVPKENLLPNKSGLGAPLGCLDSARFGIAWGAIGAAMDCYDTALRYSKERIQFGKPIGQFQLQQKKLAEMITEITKAQLLAWRLGVMRENGTATSAQISMAKRNNVEMALKIAREARQMLGGMGISGEYSIMRHMMNLESVVTYEGTHDIHLLITGLDITGLNAFK, encoded by the coding sequence ATGAAACCAGATTTATTCCAAGCTCCTGATTACTACAACTTAGATGAGCTATTATCCGAAGAACATAAATTAGTGAGAGATGCTGCCCGCGAATGGGTAAAAAGAGACGTATCTCCAATTATAGAAGACTATGCGCAGCGTGCTGAATTTCCAGAACAAATCATTGATGGATTGGCTAATATTGGTGCATTTGGACCGTATATTCCAGCGGAATATGGTGGTGCAGGTTTGGACCAAATTAGTTACGGATTAATCATGCAAGAGATTGAGCGTGGAGATTCTGGAGTACGTTCTACAGCTTCTGTACAATCTTCGTTGGTAATGTATCCGATTTGGAAATATGGAAATGAAGCGCAACGTCAAAAATATTTACCAAAGTTAGCTTCTGGTGAATGGATGGGATCTTTTGGTTTGACAGAGCCAGATCATGGAAGTAATCCTGGAGGCATGACTACGAATTTTAAAGATATGGGCGATCATTATTTGTTGAATGGTGCCAAAATGTGGATTTCAAATTCTCCTTTTTGTCAAATCGCAGTGGTTTGGGCAAAAAATGAAGAAGGACGTATTCACGGATTGATCGTGGAGCGTGGTATGGAAGGATTTTCTACACCAGAAACGCATAACAAATGGTCATTACGTGCTTCTGCTACGGGCGAATTGATTTTTGACAATGTAAAAGTTCCGAAAGAAAACTTATTACCCAATAAATCAGGATTGGGAGCGCCATTAGGTTGCTTAGATTCTGCGCGTTTTGGAATTGCTTGGGGCGCTATTGGAGCTGCAATGGATTGCTACGATACTGCTTTACGTTACAGTAAAGAACGTATTCAGTTTGGAAAACCGATTGGACAATTTCAATTGCAGCAAAAGAAATTAGCAGAAATGATTACGGAAATTACCAAAGCACAATTGTTAGCTTGGCGATTGGGTGTCATGCGTGAAAATGGCACGGCTACTTCTGCTCAAATTTCGATGGCAAAGCGTAACAATGTAGAGATGGCTTTAAAAATTGCACGGGAAGCACGACAAATGTTAGGTGGTATGGGAATTAGTGGAGAATACTCAATTATGCGTCACATGATGAACTTGGAAAGTGTAGTTACGTACGAAGGAACGCACGATATTCATTTATTAATCACAGGATTAGACATCACTGGATTGAACGCTTTTAAATAG
- a CDS encoding tRNA1(Val) (adenine(37)-N6)-methyltransferase, which yields MSKPFRFKEFTIQQDKTAMKVGTDGVLLGAWTSVESNPFSILDIGAGTGLIALQLAQRCAAELIDAIEIDDDAYEQAVDNFENSPWSDRLFCYHAGLDEFVAEIEDKYDLIVSNPPFYRENFKTESLQRDTARFTDALPFEELLAGVAHLLEPKGTFHTIIPHKEYAHFIRLAEAHHLFPYKTCHVRGNPSADFKRSLISFSFEKNVNQVDELIIETARHQFTDAYISLTKNFYLKL from the coding sequence ATGAGCAAACCGTTTCGATTTAAAGAATTTACAATTCAGCAAGATAAAACTGCTATGAAAGTGGGCACAGATGGCGTGTTGTTAGGCGCTTGGACTTCTGTGGAAAGCAATCCATTTTCGATTTTAGATATTGGCGCTGGCACAGGATTGATTGCCTTGCAACTGGCGCAACGTTGTGCTGCGGAATTGATTGATGCTATTGAGATTGATGACGACGCCTACGAACAAGCGGTGGATAATTTTGAAAATTCTCCGTGGAGCGATCGTTTATTTTGTTATCATGCAGGTTTGGACGAATTTGTGGCTGAGATTGAAGACAAGTATGATCTCATTGTGTCAAATCCGCCATTTTATCGAGAGAATTTTAAAACTGAGAGTCTTCAACGCGATACCGCACGTTTTACCGATGCCTTACCTTTTGAGGAATTACTGGCTGGTGTTGCACATTTGTTGGAACCGAAAGGAACGTTTCATACAATTATTCCACATAAAGAATACGCGCATTTTATCCGTCTGGCGGAAGCCCACCACTTATTTCCATATAAAACGTGCCATGTAAGAGGAAATCCTTCAGCAGATTTTAAACGCAGTTTGATTTCGTTTTCTTTTGAAAAGAACGTGAATCAAGTAGATGAATTGATTATTGAAACGGCAAGACATCAATTTACAGACGCATATATTTCACTAACGAAAAACTTTTATTTAAAATTATAA
- the rimM gene encoding ribosome maturation factor RimM (Essential for efficient processing of 16S rRNA): protein MKVEDCFYLGKIVKKYSFKGELLAKLDTDQPDLYDDLDAVFVQLGRNFLPFFIEKSSLHKSDLLRLKFEDIDTEEDADQLLKCELYLPLEFLPKLEGNKFYYHEIIGFTVEDASFGTVGKIVSVNDTTAQPLFEIEREGIEILIPINDDIIKKVDRNGKSIHIEAPEGLIDLYLE, encoded by the coding sequence ATGAAAGTTGAAGATTGTTTTTATTTAGGAAAAATTGTTAAGAAGTATAGTTTTAAAGGTGAATTACTGGCAAAGCTCGATACAGACCAACCCGATTTGTATGATGATTTGGATGCTGTTTTTGTGCAGCTTGGACGTAATTTTTTGCCGTTTTTTATTGAGAAATCATCGTTGCACAAATCTGATTTATTGCGATTGAAGTTTGAAGATATAGATACGGAGGAAGATGCCGATCAGTTGTTGAAGTGTGAATTGTATTTGCCACTAGAATTTTTACCAAAACTAGAAGGCAACAAGTTTTACTACCACGAAATTATTGGTTTTACGGTAGAAGATGCTTCTTTTGGAACCGTTGGAAAAATTGTAAGCGTGAATGATACGACGGCACAACCGTTATTTGAGATTGAACGCGAAGGTATTGAAATTTTGATTCCGATCAATGATGATATTATTAAGAAAGTAGATCGTAACGGAAAAAGCATTCATATTGAAGCTCCGGAAGGATTGATTGATTTGTATTTGGAATAA
- a CDS encoding 30S ribosomal protein S16, producing the protein MPVKIRLQRHGKKGKPFYWIVAADSRAKRDGRYLEKLGIYNPNTNPATIELNLDGAVQWLQNGAQPTNTARAILSYKGAMYKNHLLGGVQKGALTEEQVEEKFTAWIEAKEGKVQGKVDTLAQAEADAKAKAFEAEKAKNEARIAANAPVVEDAAEDAGETPAGEEE; encoded by the coding sequence ATGCCTGTTAAAATTAGATTACAGAGACATGGTAAAAAAGGGAAACCTTTTTACTGGATTGTTGCCGCAGATTCGCGTGCAAAAAGAGATGGTAGATATTTAGAGAAATTAGGTATTTACAATCCAAACACAAACCCTGCAACTATTGAACTAAACCTTGACGGTGCGGTACAATGGTTACAAAATGGAGCGCAACCAACTAATACAGCTCGTGCTATCCTTTCTTATAAAGGAGCAATGTACAAGAATCACTTGCTTGGTGGAGTTCAAAAAGGTGCTTTAACGGAAGAACAAGTAGAAGAGAAATTTACTGCTTGGATAGAAGCTAAAGAAGGTAAAGTACAAGGTAAAGTTGATACTTTGGCGCAAGCAGAAGCAGATGCGAAAGCAAAAGCTTTTGAAGCGGAAAAAGCTAAAAACGAAGCTCGTATTGCCGCAAATGCTCCTGTTGTAGAAGATGCAGCTGAGGATGCTGGAGAAACACCTGCAGGTGAAGAAGAATAA
- the dnaE gene encoding DNA polymerase III subunit alpha, translated as MYLIFDTETTGLPKRWDAPISDTDNWPRCIQIAWQLHDELGNLIEHQDYLVKPEGFNIPYDAEKIHGISTELAAEQGFSLQEVLAKFNIALSKAKFIVGQNVGFDVNIMGAEFYRENVANNLQELPVLDTCTEDTASLCQLPGGRFGKFKLPTLTELHNYLFGVGFGEAHNATADVEATTRCFLELIRRKQYTIEQLDVSPDYFERFSENNPQPIEMIGLKHINLKKASEKIRKRLEKEQGGSGISQQEINENLEALKNAPFSHLHNHSQFSVLQSTSSISDLVKAAGKYNMQGVAMTDHANMMGAFHFVKEVSNYNKGIKAKIAEAAEKGETTDAQLLKPIVGCEFFVCEDHLDKTRKDNGYQIVLIAKNKNGYHNLAKMSSIGYTKGFYYVPRIDKKVIEQYKEDIIVLTGNLYGEVPNKVLNIGETQAEEALLWWKETFQDDLYVEIMRHNQEDENRVNEVLVKLAKKHEIKLVATNNTYYIAQEDATAHDVLLCVKDGEKQATPIGRGRGYRYGLPNQEYYFKSPDEMKTLFKDLPETILSIQEVVDKVEPFELARDVLLPAFDIPEEFQFEEDKHDGGKRGENKYLRHLTYEGAKKRYGEITPEIEERLDFELATIENTGYPGYFLIVEDFIREARNMDVSVGPGRGSAAGSVVAYCLWITNIDPMLYDLLFERFLNPDRVSMPDIDIDFDDEGRGRVMQYVIDKYGENQVAQIITYGTMAAKSSIRDTARVLDLPLNEADRIAKLIPNTKLAKIFGKSEAELKQKFRAEEVLLINELVNISEEDDLAAETVNMARVLEGSVRNTGIHACGVIITPDDITKFVPVALAKDSDMYCTQFDNSVVEDAGLLKMDFLGLKTLTLIKDTVKLVKYKHDVEIDIENIPLDDEKTYELFQRGETVGVFQYESPGMQKHMKSLKPTTFADLIAMNALYRPGPMEYIPSFIRRKHGEEDIEYDLDACQEYLEETYGITVYQEQVMLLSQKLADFTKGEADVLRKAMGKKQKAVLDKMKPKFISQASEKGHAEDKLEKIWKDWEAFAAYAFNKSHSTCYAWIAYQTAYLKAHYPAEYMAAVLSNNMNDIKTITFFMEECKRMKLEVLGPDVNESFYKFTVNDQGAVRFGMGAIKGVGHGAVKTIVKERSEGKYKSVFDLAKRIDLRAANKKAFENLALAGGFDSFGDTHRAQYFHTENDAVTFLEKAVKYGAKYQENKNSAQVSLFGEASEVQIAEPQVPPCEEWGTMEKLAREKEVVGIYISGHPLDDFKAEMDYFCNGDLTCFSKMEEFVNREISFGGVVTEVQHRVSKNGKGWALFTVEDYTNSHEFRIFGEEYLKFRHFFVPNSFVYIKAFIREGWINRDTGKRGDPRLQFNSMQLLQDVMETAARKLTIQLDVNKLKENTLDFINEILDTHKGDKSLHFTLYERNEKIKLQAPSKKKKVNITQELLDALAEEDILYKIN; from the coding sequence ATGTACTTAATATTTGATACCGAAACCACAGGGTTGCCAAAACGTTGGGACGCGCCAATTTCTGATACAGACAACTGGCCAAGATGTATCCAAATCGCTTGGCAATTGCATGACGAATTGGGAAACCTCATCGAACATCAAGACTACTTAGTCAAGCCCGAAGGTTTTAACATTCCGTACGATGCTGAGAAAATTCACGGAATTTCTACCGAATTGGCAGCCGAACAAGGATTTTCATTGCAAGAAGTCTTGGCAAAATTCAACATTGCACTGTCCAAAGCAAAATTTATTGTAGGACAAAATGTAGGTTTTGATGTCAACATTATGGGTGCAGAATTCTATCGCGAAAACGTTGCAAACAATCTGCAAGAGTTACCTGTATTAGATACCTGTACGGAAGATACAGCGAGTTTATGTCAATTGCCAGGAGGACGATTTGGTAAATTCAAACTACCCACACTAACCGAATTACACAATTATTTGTTCGGAGTTGGTTTTGGAGAAGCACACAACGCAACCGCCGATGTGGAAGCAACCACGCGTTGTTTCTTAGAACTCATCCGAAGAAAACAATATACGATTGAGCAATTAGATGTTTCACCAGATTATTTTGAACGCTTTTCGGAAAACAATCCGCAGCCAATTGAAATGATCGGATTGAAGCACATCAATCTCAAAAAGGCTTCTGAAAAAATACGAAAGCGACTCGAAAAAGAGCAAGGCGGAAGCGGAATTTCACAACAAGAAATAAACGAAAACCTTGAAGCCTTAAAAAATGCACCGTTTTCACACTTGCACAATCATTCGCAATTCTCAGTATTACAATCCACATCTAGTATTAGCGATTTAGTAAAAGCCGCTGGAAAATACAACATGCAAGGTGTCGCCATGACCGATCATGCCAACATGATGGGCGCGTTTCACTTTGTAAAGGAAGTGAGTAATTACAACAAAGGCATCAAAGCAAAAATTGCGGAAGCAGCCGAAAAAGGAGAAACCACCGATGCGCAACTTCTAAAACCAATTGTAGGTTGTGAATTCTTTGTGTGTGAAGATCATTTAGATAAAACCCGAAAAGACAACGGATATCAAATTGTACTCATCGCCAAAAACAAAAACGGCTATCACAATTTGGCAAAAATGTCTTCCATCGGATACACAAAAGGATTTTACTACGTACCGCGAATTGACAAAAAAGTCATTGAACAGTACAAAGAAGATATTATTGTATTGACGGGAAATTTGTATGGTGAAGTGCCAAACAAAGTATTAAACATAGGAGAAACACAAGCGGAAGAAGCATTGCTTTGGTGGAAAGAAACCTTTCAAGACGACTTGTATGTCGAAATCATGCGTCACAATCAAGAAGATGAAAATCGTGTGAATGAAGTATTGGTCAAATTGGCTAAAAAGCATGAAATCAAACTGGTGGCTACCAATAATACGTATTACATTGCTCAAGAAGATGCCACTGCGCATGATGTTTTACTATGTGTGAAAGATGGCGAAAAACAAGCCACACCCATAGGTCGCGGACGTGGTTATCGCTATGGATTGCCAAATCAAGAATACTATTTCAAGTCGCCAGACGAGATGAAAACCTTGTTTAAAGATTTGCCAGAAACCATACTTTCCATACAAGAAGTTGTCGACAAGGTAGAACCATTTGAGTTAGCTCGTGATGTATTATTACCTGCATTCGACATTCCAGAAGAATTCCAGTTTGAAGAAGACAAACACGACGGTGGAAAACGCGGAGAAAACAAATACTTACGACACTTAACGTACGAAGGTGCGAAAAAAAGATATGGCGAAATTACACCAGAAATTGAAGAACGACTCGATTTTGAACTTGCAACCATTGAAAATACAGGATATCCAGGGTATTTCTTAATTGTAGAAGATTTTATCCGCGAAGCGCGAAACATGGACGTTTCGGTTGGTCCAGGTCGTGGATCGGCAGCAGGTTCGGTAGTTGCCTACTGTTTGTGGATTACAAATATTGATCCGATGTTGTACGATCTGCTTTTTGAGCGTTTCTTAAATCCGGATCGTGTGTCCATGCCCGATATTGATATTGACTTTGATGATGAAGGTCGCGGTCGCGTAATGCAATACGTAATTGATAAATATGGAGAAAATCAAGTAGCACAAATCATTACGTACGGAACCATGGCAGCAAAATCGTCCATTCGTGATACCGCACGTGTGTTAGATTTGCCACTGAACGAAGCAGACCGAATCGCCAAATTGATTCCAAATACGAAACTGGCAAAGATTTTTGGAAAATCGGAAGCAGAACTCAAACAAAAATTTAGAGCTGAAGAAGTTCTACTCATCAATGAATTGGTGAATATTTCGGAAGAAGATGATTTGGCTGCGGAAACTGTGAACATGGCACGCGTGTTAGAAGGTTCAGTCCGTAATACGGGAATTCACGCGTGTGGCGTCATCATTACACCCGATGATATTACGAAGTTCGTTCCGGTCGCGTTGGCGAAAGATTCAGACATGTACTGTACACAATTTGATAACTCGGTGGTGGAAGATGCAGGTCTGCTAAAAATGGACTTTTTAGGACTGAAAACGCTGACGCTGATCAAAGATACGGTCAAGCTTGTTAAGTACAAACACGATGTTGAGATTGACATTGAGAACATTCCGCTTGACGACGAAAAAACATACGAGTTATTCCAACGAGGAGAAACGGTAGGCGTGTTTCAGTACGAATCGCCCGGAATGCAAAAGCACATGAAATCGCTCAAACCGACAACGTTTGCCGATCTCATTGCAATGAATGCCTTGTATCGTCCGGGACCGATGGAATACATTCCGAGTTTTATTCGCAGAAAACACGGAGAAGAAGATATTGAGTACGATTTAGATGCGTGTCAAGAATACTTAGAAGAAACCTACGGAATTACAGTCTATCAAGAGCAAGTGATGTTGCTGTCGCAGAAATTGGCCGATTTTACCAAAGGTGAAGCCGATGTCTTGCGTAAAGCGATGGGGAAAAAGCAAAAAGCCGTACTGGATAAAATGAAGCCTAAGTTTATCTCGCAAGCTTCTGAAAAAGGACATGCCGAAGACAAACTAGAGAAAATTTGGAAAGATTGGGAAGCATTTGCAGCGTATGCCTTCAACAAATCGCATTCTACTTGTTACGCTTGGATTGCCTATCAAACGGCGTATTTAAAAGCACATTATCCTGCGGAATACATGGCGGCGGTACTTTCCAACAACATGAATGATATTAAAACGATTACCTTCTTTATGGAAGAATGTAAACGTATGAAATTGGAAGTTTTAGGTCCTGATGTGAATGAATCGTTCTATAAATTTACGGTAAACGACCAAGGTGCGGTGCGTTTTGGAATGGGCGCAATCAAAGGTGTGGGACATGGTGCTGTAAAAACCATCGTGAAAGAACGTTCGGAAGGAAAATACAAATCGGTATTTGATCTGGCAAAACGAATAGATTTGCGCGCAGCCAATAAAAAAGCTTTTGAAAACTTAGCCTTAGCGGGCGGATTTGACTCGTTTGGCGATACACACAGAGCGCAATATTTCCATACAGAAAATGATGCGGTTACTTTTTTAGAAAAAGCCGTGAAATACGGTGCAAAATATCAAGAAAATAAAAACTCTGCACAAGTAAGTTTGTTTGGTGAAGCCAGCGAAGTGCAAATTGCTGAGCCACAAGTGCCGCCATGTGAAGAATGGGGAACGATGGAGAAACTAGCGCGTGAAAAAGAAGTGGTAGGAATTTATATTTCGGGACATCCGTTGGACGATTTTAAAGCGGAAATGGACTATTTCTGTAATGGCGATTTAACCTGTTTTTCTAAAATGGAAGAATTTGTGAATCGTGAAATTTCTTTTGGTGGCGTTGTGACAGAAGTGCAACACCGAGTTTCCAAAAACGGAAAAGGTTGGGCATTATTTACGGTGGAAGATTATACAAATTCGCATGAATTTAGAATCTTTGGAGAAGAATATTTAAAGTTTCGTCATTTCTTTGTGCCGAATTCATTCGTCTATATCAAAGCGTTCATTCGAGAAGGTTGGATCAATCGTGATACAGGAAAACGTGGCGATCCAAGATTGCAATTCAATTCGATGCAATTGTTGCAAGATGTGATGGAAACTGCGGCAAGAAAGCTTACGATTCAACTAGATGTAAATAAACTAAAAGAAAACACACTCGATTTTATCAACGAAATTTTAGACACACACAAAGGCGATAAATCATTACATTTTACCTTATACGAGCGTAATGAAAAAATAAAATTACAAGCACCCAGCAAAAAGAAAAAAGTAAATATTACGCAGGAATTATTGGATGCGTTGGCAGAAGAAGATATTTTGTATAAAATTAACTGA